A segment of the Epinephelus fuscoguttatus linkage group LG23, E.fuscoguttatus.final_Chr_v1 genome:
ttaaaatggcattacattggGTGACAAGCGCGTTATGAGTTGTCTGGGATACGAAACTTAAAGTTTAGGGCTTGGgacttgactttggacttgaaTGCAATGACACAAGaattacttgtgacttgcaaaacaatgacttattCCCACCTCTAAGTTTTACTCTTACAGCCTGATTTCTTTTTATAGCAAGcagcaataataacaataatatttcTAACTTTACTATTACTACATGAGTACCAGAGTTGGCAGCACTGGTAACAGGGTGTTGGTGTTACTGGTGTAATTATGTGAATGTTTTCTGTTGGaagtgtgggtgtgtctgttgtgtgttttggggTGTGAAAACAATGACTAATACATGAGGCACACCAAACAGTGCAGGGTGTATGAGTCCTGAATTTCAAGACGTGCATATATACACAGTCATGGCATTACATAATAAACACATGAAGTTACAGGTGTTTTACtcaactgtgtttttttaacatgtcaTAATGGAAGCTGACTTATAGTTCTGTGTTTGTTCTGTGGTTATTTATCTTTATATGCACTTCCTCTATCAAAGATCTTCCTGAGCAACAGATCACCTGACttcctttttttaactgttCCGCAGACAATGACCTCCTCAGGTATGTTACCAGAGAAACAGTTCCAGTGCTCCATCTGCCAGCAAGTGTTCACTGACCCGGTCACCACTCCCTGTGGACACAACTTCTGCCAGGCCTGCATCCAGAGTGTGTGGGACAGCAGCGAGGTCTGCCAGTGCCCCACCTGTAACAAATCATTCACCCCCCGTCCTGAAATCGGCATCAACACAGCCTTCAAAGAGCTGGCGGACACGTTTAGAAACATTGTCATTTGTTCGTCAGCGTCACCACTGTGCACGACCAAACCAGGCGAGGTGGCGTGTGATGTCTGCGCGGCGACATCCCTGCAGGTGAAGGCCCTGAAGTCCTGCCTGGTGTGTCTGACCTCGTACTGTAAAGCCCACCTGGAGCCTCACCAGAGAGTCGCCACCTTGAAGATCCACAAGCTGATCGAGCCGGTGAGGAACCTGCAGGAGAGGATGTGCAAGAAGCACGAGAGGCTGCTGGAGATGTTCTGCAGGGACGAACAGAAATGTGTGTGCCAGTTCTGCACCGAGACCACGCACAAAGACCACCAGGCTGTTACAATAGAGGACGAGAGTCAGGAGAGGAAGGTAGAGTATATACTCTGTATTACAAGGGACTGGGCAATAAATGTTTCTGAGGACCAAAATCAGTACTGATGCCAGATAACAATATTGCACTcatttgctcagggttcaaaggtttaatgAAATCCTGAATGTTTTCCAAGCCTTGTGTCTAATTCCACATCTAATTGTTTCATTTCTCACAGTGTTAATAACTTACAGCCTGTCAACTGTCAATTTCCGCTCTGATTTGTTTAGGTCCAAATCCAGCAGACTGAGGCAGATTTTCAGCAGATGATTCAGGAGCGACTGAAGAAAGTGGAGGAGATCAAAAACTGTCTGAAGCTCAGCAACGTGAGTCTGAAAATGAGTCATTATCTTAACGCATCTGTCTTGTTTGAATTCAGCTGGTGATGTGAAGATTTCATCAAGTattagcagctgcagcagactgTGATGACAGATTATACTATACTGATGATTAAAAACATAATGCAACAGTAAACATCAGATTTTCTGTGCCATGCAGAATCAAAGAGCCGATGCTCAGACTGGACTGATTTATCGCAGATTTATCACTGAAAACAGTGCTGCTCTCTCTAACTCTACAACTTATCTGCAGTGGTAGTGAAAGGCATTTAAGGAAATATAGGGAATCACAAACAGATACAGAAGTACAGAGGTACCTACCACAAGGTAGGTTAAATGAATTTCCCATTGAGAAAGGGACAACACTTCTAATGGtatattttgtttatattttaaatattcatgTTCACGATTTTTATCCCCATCCAGGCAAGTGCGGAGAAGGAGATGAAGGAGAGCGACCGTCTTCTCACGTCTCTGATTCGCTCGATTGAGGAGAGACACACTGAAGTCCACACAGAGATCAAGGAGAAGCAGAAAGCAGCGGAGAGGAGGTCAGAGGAGCTCGTcgaggagctgcagcaggaaatCACTGAACTGCAGAGGAGGAATGCTGAGCTGGAGGAGCTGAGGGACACTGACGACCATCTGCACATCTTACAGGTTATAATCAACCTTAAACTGTGGTGATGAATAGTGATGaccaaatgaggcctcatgaaccactgtctttattttctgatgcCACCAGATGGTGCTGTCTGtccaacaaaggtttgaaagcacacttcattgccagtccttcagcctttatctttaaaccaagagcgccatctggtggggtcagaaaataaagaaagtggttcatgagacttcatttggccatcactagtgatGAATACTGAGGTTTTAACCTAGAAGGGCTGATAGGTCAGGTGTCAGGAGAGGGTTAGTCCCAGTTTTAACATCATATAAACAATATTcacatttcttcttctctgtgttttcctcTGATAGAAGTCGCCCTCTCTGATGTCACCTCCACACACCAGAGAGTGGTCAGAGATCAGCATCCACCCTGAACTGTGCGTGGGGGCGGTGAGAAGAGCGCTGTCTAAGCTGGATGACACCTTGAAGAATGAACTGGACAGCCTGAAGAAAGAAGGTAAAATATCTGGGCAGAGCATGACACTAACTGCatgtagtgatggccaaatgaagcctcatgaaccactttctttattttctgaccccaccagatggcgctcttggtttaaagataaaggctgaaggacttccaatgaagtgtgctttcaaatCTTTGTTGAACAcacagcaccatctagtggcttcagaaaataaagacagtggttcatgaggcctcatttggccatcactaactGCATGTGATCATCATCAAATATTACAGTCAAAGTCATGACACTTTTTAATTCATAACTTCTCCaaagtttcatgtttttaaccAAAATGTCTCATTGAAACCACCCAAACTGATTTTTATCTTCCTGACAGAGATAAAGAGGATGCAGAAATATGCAGGTAAGATCTCAAATATATGTTAAAGGCCATTTGGTGTGTTTGAAAAGCCTTAATTTTGCTGCCCACTTGTGGTTGtcacaaaaaaacaccatggCACAGAGAAACAGCTGACAAAGATTAAATTGACACACAGATGCCACCAATATTCACTAATATTGGCCCATGTCAACAGAATTATATGAACAGTACTATAATCACATACAACGTCTACACATAATGGCTCGAGATTcactaatttatttaatttggaTTATCCTTTTTGTTATGTATAGCAGCAGTCTAAGTTCatttaatcattcattcatttgctcATTTCTGTCACTTCTTctgttcttatttaccttccaCCTTCAGACCAATAGCTATGCGTGGCTAACATAGCATAAATGTCTGTCTTTATGACTCATAGTCATAAAGTTTAGTAGTGGTAGCAGTATAGTAGTGGTAATAGTGGTAGTAAAGTAGAGCATATTCCTGTTGGTATCTTATCTGTAAGTGATGTAATCTTATTACTGAGTGATGTGTAATCACTGACGCTAGGTGTCTATGTCAGGTCTGGAGGTCATCAGACCCAGAAATGAACAAACATTAAATCAGTGAAATAATcaagctgttctcatgcactgttcgtgTGTTTTCCTATGAAATGTAAAGCATCAAAATTCACGCATATCCTAAGTAaccatgagccagtaattcctGTATAATTCAGATATTTGGGCAgcctgcaatcatgtgacctacgcgctgacaggagtaaagaaggaagggGTCCATGTAATGCAGCAGGTTAGGGTGGTGGATGTGTCACAAAACATAACACTTTCCCAGTAGGCtggtgtttcttttcctaaaccttaccacagtaactttacattaaatatgtaactttatgttcaGTTTGCAATGTCATCCATGAGGTcactaattcataggatatcatacaaagtGCTGAGGATATGTTGAAGTATGACATACATGTGACACCAAAAgtatatattttgcaatttaaaCAATCTCCAGTGACCACACAACCATTACATATTAATtattgtaaatatatatttactttctTGAACAAAGAGATATGCCGAATAGGAATTCCACAAGGTTCAATTTAGGGCCCTTTACTTTTTAGTTTGAACATAAATGATTTACCTGACAGTTGCAAAAGAGTCAAATGTCAAATgtatgtggatgacacaattATATATGTGTCTGCAAAACCCCCTTAGATAGAATAGAAAGAAGACTAAACACtatgattcagattcagattcagaatactttatcaatccctggggggaaattgtttttgttccaatgctccatgcgaagtagaaatagaaatacagcatgaatggaaacaagagataaagatgaagatataaataaaatactaaaatagacaatgaaataaataaaataaaatattaaagtagacattaaaataaaataaaataaaataaaatattaaagtagacaataaaataaaataaataaattaataaaataaataatgccCAATGTATTCTAATTTACTTCTGCCATCTAGTGAACACTTATGCAAATACAGTGTATACCGAATACTATTTCATCTGTTTCCCCTCTAAAACTGGTGAAATGGTTGCACCtaatataaaatgtaataagaTTTCAGAAATGCACTCGTTAACAGGGCATTGTCTATTGTCTTAACATGCATTTAACGCGTTAGAAGACTATATATTTACCTGTTAAGACAAACAAATTTTACTTACTAATTCAAATGTCAAGACAGACATATAAAGCCATATGGCTCTCGATGTTGTCGGAGTCGAGGTAGACAGGTAGAAGAGGTAGAAGAGTTAGTAGTAGATTTTGTATTAAGTTCTCTCCATATCATCTCTTCAGTTGACGTGGTTCTAGACCCGGACACTGCCCATCCAAACATTGTCCTGTCAAGTGACGGAAAGCAGGCGGGCCGCGCTGAGCTGCTACACATTGTGCCAGATATCCCTCAACGCTTTGACCCCGTCATTTGTGTTCTAGGCAAGAAGGGCTACATGTCTGGGAGGTTCTACTTCCAGGTCAGCATCTTCTTTAATTCATTTTAGAGTGTTTTGGAAATCAACTCTGTATTCTGTAGGTTCCATGTTCAATGTTTCATACTCTCTTGTAATTTATCAGGTGGTAGTAGCAGCAAAGACCTTCTGGGACCTGGGCGTGGTCAAAGAGTCTGTCAACAGGAAAGGGATGATCACCTCCAAGCCAGAGAACGGCTTCTGGACGGTGCGGCTGAGGAACGGCACAGAGTATCGCGCTTTGGATTCCCCCTCAGTCCATCTTCCCCTCAAGGACAAGCCGCAGATTGTGGGAGTGTTTACGGATTACGAGGAGGGGATTGTGTCGTTCTTTGATGTGGAGACCAGGTCTCATATCTACTCTTTCACTGGGTGCTTGTTCTCTGAGAGGATCTTCCCCTTCTTCAGCCCGGGTGTTTATGATGAAGGGAAGAACGTAGCGGCATTGGTTATCACAGCTGTTAATCCTGAGACGTAGACTTGAAGATGAACCTTTGACTGTATTCTGAAGTTGCAAGAGAGATTTTGACTCACAGAACTGATTAGTAATGAGTAaagtcttgtttgtttgtttttttagtatCTGGGTTTCTAGTGCAGTTCTCAAAGATTGTAACACCCCACATCCTCTATACAAGGCATCATGGCCTTGAACCTACTAGCCATAATCGGAAATGTTTCAAAGTTGCTATTGACTATAGAAGTTCATTTGAACTAGGGTAATATTTTCTTTGCACTTCCTGGAAAAAGAATCAAAGACTGGACTAACCAACCATGACGACCATGACAATATAGAAGCTACTATGGTTC
Coding sequences within it:
- the LOC125884391 gene encoding E3 ubiquitin-protein ligase TRIM39-like, with the protein product MTSSGMLPEKQFQCSICQQVFTDPVTTPCGHNFCQACIQSVWDSSEVCQCPTCNKSFTPRPEIGINTAFKELADTFRNIVICSSASPLCTTKPGEVACDVCAATSLQVKALKSCLVCLTSYCKAHLEPHQRVATLKIHKLIEPVRNLQERMCKKHERLLEMFCRDEQKCVCQFCTETTHKDHQAVTIEDESQERKVQIQQTEADFQQMIQERLKKVEEIKNCLKLSNASAEKEMKESDRLLTSLIRSIEERHTEVHTEIKEKQKAAERRSEELVEELQQEITELQRRNAELEELRDTDDHLHILQKSPSLMSPPHTREWSEISIHPELCVGAVRRALSKLDDTLKNELDSLKKEEIKRMQKYAVDVVLDPDTAHPNIVLSSDGKQAGRAELLHIVPDIPQRFDPVICVLGKKGYMSGRFYFQVVVAAKTFWDLGVVKESVNRKGMITSKPENGFWTVRLRNGTEYRALDSPSVHLPLKDKPQIVGVFTDYEEGIVSFFDVETRSHIYSFTGCLFSERIFPFFSPGVYDEGKNVAALVITAVNPET